The following proteins come from a genomic window of Salvia hispanica cultivar TCC Black 2014 chromosome 4, UniMelb_Shisp_WGS_1.0, whole genome shotgun sequence:
- the LOC125223572 gene encoding high mobility group B protein 3-like, with product MEDFRKQYKEKHPTNKSVAAVGKAGGDEWKSMSKEDKAPFVAVAEERKVEYERKMKAYNKKLAGQEDEESDKSKSEVNDEEDEEGSGEVSEEDEDDD from the exons AT GGAGGACTTCAGGAAGCAGTACAAGGAAAAACACCCCACCAACAAATCTGTTGCTGCT GTTGGTAAAGCTGGTGGTGATGAGTGGAAGTCAATGAGCAAAGAG gaCAAAGCCCCCTTTGTTGCAGTTGCAGAGGAGCGAAAAGTGGAATACGAACGGAAAATGAAGGCATACAACAAGAAACTg GCTGGCCAGGAAGATGAGGAGTCGGACAAGTCCAAATCCGAGGTGAATGACGAGGAAGATGAGGAGGGGAGCGGGGAGGTTAGC GAGGAAGACGAAGACGACGACTGA